The proteins below come from a single Streptococcus hyointestinalis genomic window:
- a CDS encoding ATP-binding cassette domain-containing protein produces the protein MLTVSDVSLRFSDRKLFDDVNINFTAGNTYGLIGANGAGKSTFLKILAGDIEPTTGHVSLGPDERLSVLRQNHFDYEEERVIDVVIMGNEKLYNIMKEKDAIYMKEDFSDEDGVRAAELEGIFAELGGWEAESEASQLLQNLNIAEDLHYQNMSELANGDKVKVLLAKALFGQPDVLLLDEPTNGLDIQSITWLEDFLIDFENTVIVVSHDRHFLNKVCTHMADLDFGKIKLYVGNYDFWKQSSELAAKLQADRNAKAEEKIKELQEFVARFSANASKSKQATSRKKMLDKIELEEIVPSSRKYPFIKFVSDRETGKDLLTVENLSVTIDGEKILDNISFILRPGDKTAFIGQNDIQTTALIRALMDDIDYEGTIKWGVTTSRSYLPKDNSKDFATDESILEWLRQFASKEEDDNTFLRGFLGRMLFSGDEVNKSVNVLSGGEKVRVMLSKLMLLKSNVLILDDPTNHLDLESISSLNDGLKDFKESIIFASHDHEFIQTLANHIIVISRNGVIDRIDETYDEFLDNAEVQAKVAELWKS, from the coding sequence TTGCTAACAGTTTCTGACGTGTCGCTACGCTTTAGTGACCGAAAATTATTTGATGATGTCAACATTAACTTTACAGCAGGCAATACCTACGGTCTTATCGGTGCCAACGGTGCAGGAAAATCAACTTTTTTAAAAATCTTAGCAGGTGATATTGAGCCTACAACTGGGCATGTGTCACTAGGACCAGATGAGCGTCTCTCGGTTTTGCGTCAAAATCACTTTGACTACGAGGAAGAGCGTGTCATTGATGTCGTCATCATGGGAAATGAAAAACTCTACAACATCATGAAAGAAAAAGACGCCATCTACATGAAAGAGGACTTTTCAGACGAGGATGGCGTGCGTGCTGCTGAGCTTGAGGGTATCTTTGCTGAGCTTGGTGGTTGGGAAGCTGAGAGTGAGGCTTCACAACTCCTCCAAAACCTCAATATCGCAGAAGACCTCCACTACCAAAACATGAGTGAGCTTGCAAACGGCGACAAGGTCAAAGTTCTCCTTGCAAAAGCACTCTTTGGTCAGCCTGATGTGCTGCTCCTTGACGAGCCTACCAACGGTCTTGATATCCAGTCTATTACTTGGCTTGAGGACTTCCTCATTGACTTTGAAAATACCGTCATCGTCGTTTCTCACGACCGCCACTTTTTAAATAAAGTCTGCACCCACATGGCAGATCTTGACTTTGGAAAAATCAAGCTCTACGTTGGTAACTATGACTTCTGGAAACAATCAAGTGAACTCGCTGCTAAACTGCAAGCAGACCGCAACGCTAAAGCCGAAGAAAAAATCAAGGAACTGCAAGAGTTCGTCGCTCGCTTCTCCGCTAACGCTTCCAAATCCAAACAAGCAACTTCTCGTAAGAAAATGCTGGATAAGATTGAACTTGAAGAAATCGTGCCATCTAGCCGCAAGTACCCATTTATCAAGTTTGTCTCTGATCGTGAAACTGGAAAAGACTTGCTGACGGTAGAAAATCTCTCTGTGACCATTGATGGCGAAAAGATTTTAGACAATATCAGCTTTATCCTACGTCCAGGGGATAAAACAGCCTTTATCGGACAAAACGACATCCAAACCACAGCTCTTATCCGTGCGCTTATGGATGATATCGACTACGAAGGCACTATCAAATGGGGGGTAACCACAAGCCGCTCTTATCTTCCAAAAGATAACTCTAAAGACTTTGCAACTGATGAGTCTATTCTTGAGTGGCTACGCCAATTTGCGAGTAAAGAAGAAGACGACAATACTTTCTTACGTGGTTTCTTGGGACGTATGCTTTTCTCAGGTGATGAGGTTAACAAGTCTGTCAACGTCCTCTCAGGAGGTGAGAAGGTGCGTGTTATGCTCTCAAAACTCATGCTCCTCAAGTCAAACGTTCTCATCCTTGATGACCCAACCAACCACTTAGACTTGGAATCTATCTCTAGTCTAAATGACGGACTCAAAGACTTCAAAGAATCTATCATCTTTGCTAGTCACGACCACGAGTTCATCCAGACCCTAGCTAATCACATCATCGTCATCTCAAGAAATGGTGTCATTGACCGTATTGACGAGACTTATGACGAGTTTCTTGACAATGCAGAGGTTCAAGCTAAAGTGGCTGAGCTTTGGAAATCGTAA